The Planctellipticum variicoloris DNA window GCTGCCGACATCCAGCACCAGCACCGGTCGCCCGACTTCATTCCCGAGCGCCTTGCAGAACTGCGATTTCCCACAGCCGGGAGGCGACAGCAGCAGGACGCCCCGCGGGCGCTTGTGGGGATGCCCCCGGTTCGGCTGCAACAGGGCCCGCTTGCAGAAGGACTTCAGGGCGGCCAGTCCGCCGAGGCTGCCGAAGTCCTCCCGGCCCCGGTGCAGCTCCAGCAGACCGGATTTCTTGAGCATGCCCGATTTCAGCTCCCAGACCGCCTCGCTGGTGATCCGGCCGTGGCGCACCAGCGACAGGCTGAAGGCGTTTTCCGCTTCCAGCCGCGTCAGTCCCACCGCCGCATCGAGGATGGTGTCGAGTTCCGGTCCGGCGGGGAGCTCCGACGCCTCGGTGGCGATCCCGCGGGCAATCTCGGCCATCTGTTCCCGGTCGGGGAGTTCGTGTTCGATCACCACGAACAGCTTGTCGAGTTCCACCGGCAGTTGGATCACCGGGGCGAGGATCACCACGATGGTACGATTCTGCTTCCCGGCCAGAATCTGTTGCGACAGCGCCTGCACGATTTCCACCGACGACAGAAACCGATGAAAATTCTCCAGGACCAGCAGCGCGGTCCCGTCCGGCGTCGCCAGTGAATTGATGACTCGGATCGCCGCCAAGGGATCGCCTCCGGACTGTTCGACGGCGGCCCCGCTGACGCGCAGCCCCTGGTCGATGTTCCAGGTGGCCAATCGCCATTGTTCCCGTTGGCAGAGCTGCGCGATCGCCGCTGCCCCTTCGTGTTGTTCGTGCGTTTCAATCCAGATCGCGGTGAAGCACGCGCGCACGTACTCCGCCAGCTGCTCAGAGAGCGCCATGTGTGGTCCTTTGCGGGTTGTGGATGGGAGAGGAACGGCGGACGCGACGGTCCACCGATACGAAGAGAAAAGTCGAGCGGATCAGCGGCTTTCGAGGCGGGCGAGTTCCCGTTCGAGGCGGGAGATGGTTCGCTGCTGCTTCTCGACAGCGTGAAACGCCCGTTGGAGACGCGACTTCCATCGCAGTAGCGACTGCTGCTCGGCCTGGAGTCGCGTCCGTTTCGCGTTGATTCGGCGTTGCCGGGTGGAGTCATCGGCCGTTGCTCTGACCGAACGCAGCACATGCCGGCGCGGTGTGGTCGTCATTGCCCCTCCTTCAGGTACTGCTGGCTGCCGGTGGATTGATGGAACTCCGCTTTGAGCTGTTCGTCAACCTGCTGCCCAAGCGCTTGTTCGACGAACCGGCTGGCCAGACGGCACTCACTCCCGACGAAGCCCTTCGTTTCGACGCGCGACTGGCCGCTGGAAGCCACGATGATCTCGATGGTCTTGTTCAAGCCGCACCTCCCACCTGAATGGTCAGTTTGATCGATCCGTCGGCCAGCGCCTGTTCGGTCACGGTGTGGCCCCGACGCCTGGCCTCAATCCGAGTTTTCTCGACCGCATATGTTTGCAGGAATCTGTCGAGATGCCGCTGCTCACCCCAGCGACCCCCGAAGTTGTCGTACGCGATCTTCGCAGTGACGACATCGCAGACGACTGGATACCGCCATTCCGGCAACCTCACCGCCCAGCCCACCGCCGAGCTGTTGAAGAGCTTCATCTCGCCGAACACTGGCTCCGGCAACGCCAACCGACCACACGCCGCCCGAATGGCGACCGGGTCACGGATCTCGGTCTGAATCGAAACAATGTGCGACACGTTGATCCTCCGCGTACATGGAATCCCTCTCGGAACCGACCATCGGTCCCGCCTGCCAGTCCAACCGCTGCCCCAGAAAACAAAACAGCCTCGCAAAGACCGGCCAAAACCGATTCTCACGAGGCTGTTATTCGCATTCGGCCAACCGCCCAGAGCTATGCCGAGGGCATCACCTTATATGACGCATTTTGGACCAGTTTTTAGGTCGTCGTGACCGTCGACGAGAGGGCTGCCGTGAGTT harbors:
- a CDS encoding AAA family ATPase; protein product: MALSEQLAEYVRACFTAIWIETHEQHEGAAAIAQLCQREQWRLATWNIDQGLRVSGAAVEQSGGDPLAAIRVINSLATPDGTALLVLENFHRFLSSVEIVQALSQQILAGKQNRTIVVILAPVIQLPVELDKLFVVIEHELPDREQMAEIARGIATEASELPAGPELDTILDAAVGLTRLEAENAFSLSLVRHGRITSEAVWELKSGMLKKSGLLELHRGREDFGSLGGLAALKSFCKRALLQPNRGHPHKRPRGVLLLSPPGCGKSQFCKALGNEVGRPVLVLDVGSLLGSLVGQSEERTRQALRLIEAMAPCVAMIDEVEKAFAGVNGGGDSGVASRMFGTFLSWLNDHTSDVFVVCTSNDISRLPPEFGRSERFDGMFFLDLPTRQEKDAIWTIYRDRYAIDPAVTIPEDAQWTGAEIKACCRLSALLDVPLSQAAQNVVPVAVTAAESIDRLRNWASGRCLSAQQPGIFSQSPTAKTGSRRKVTRDASMN
- a CDS encoding DUF2997 domain-containing protein, which gives rise to MNKTIEIIVASSGQSRVETKGFVGSECRLASRFVEQALGQQVDEQLKAEFHQSTGSQQYLKEGQ
- a CDS encoding DUF1257 domain-containing protein, encoding MSHIVSIQTEIRDPVAIRAACGRLALPEPVFGEMKLFNSSAVGWAVRLPEWRYPVVCDVVTAKIAYDNFGGRWGEQRHLDRFLQTYAVEKTRIEARRRGHTVTEQALADGSIKLTIQVGGAA